Proteins from a single region of Ailuropoda melanoleuca isolate Jingjing chromosome 15, ASM200744v2, whole genome shotgun sequence:
- the XPOT gene encoding exportin-T isoform X1: MDEQALLGLNPNADSDFRQRALAYFEQLKISPDAWQVCAEALAQRTYSDDHIKFFCFQVLEYQVKYKYSELTTVQQQLIRETLISWLQAQMLNPQPEKTFIRNKAAQVFALLFVTEYLTRWPKFFFDILSVVDLNPRGVDLYLRILMAIDSELVDRDVVHTSEEARRNTLIKDTMREQCIPNLVESWYQILQNYQYTNSEVTCQCLEVVGAYVSWIDLSLIANDRFINMLLGHMSIEVLREEACDCLFEIVNKGMDPVDKMKLVESLCQVLQSAGFFSIDQEEDVDFLARFSKLVNGMGQSLIVSWTKLIKNGDIKNAQEALQAIETKVALMLQLLIHEDDDISSNIIGFCYDYLHILKQLPVLSDQQKANVEAIMLAVMKKLTYDEEYNFENEGEDEAMFVEYRKQLKLLLDRLAQVSPELLLASVRRVFSSTLQNWQTTRFMEVEVAIRLLYMLAEALPVSHGAHFSGDVSKASALQDMMRTLVTSGVSSYQHTSVTLEFFETVVRYEKFFTVEPQHIPCVLMAFLDHRGLRHSSAKVRSRTAYLFSRFVKSLNKQMNPFIEDILNRIQDLLELSPPENGYQSLLSSDDQLFIYETAGVLIVNSEYPAERKQALMRNLLTPLMEKFKILLEKLMLAQDEERQASLADCLNHAVGFASRTSKAFSNKQTVKQCGCSEVYLDCLQTFLPALSCPLQKDILRSGVRTFLHRMIICLEEEVLPFIPSASEHMLKDCEAKDLQEFIPLINQITAKFKIQVSPFLQQMFMPLLHAIFEVLLRPAEENDQSAALEKQMLRRSYFAFLQTVTGSGMSEVIANQGAENVERVLVTVIQGAVEYPDPIAQKTCFIILSKLVELWGGKDGPVGFADFVYKHIVPACFLAPLKQTFDLADAQTVLALSECAVTLKTIHLKRGPECVQYLQQEYLPSLQVAPEIIQEFCQALQQPDAKVFKNYLKVFFQRAKP, translated from the exons ATGGATGAACAGGCTCTTTTAGGACTAAATCCAAATGCTGATTCAGACTTCAGACAAAGG GCCCTGGCCTATTTTGAGCAGTTAAAGATTTCCCCAGATGCCTGGCAAGTGTGTGCAGAAGCTCTAGCCCAGAGGACATACAG tgatgATCACATAAAGTTTTTCTGCTTTCAAGTATTAGAATATCAAGTTAAATACAA ATATTCAGAGCTAACTACTGTTCAACAACAACTAATTAGGGAGACGCTCATATCTTGGCTTCAAGCTCAG ATGCTGAATCCCCAACCAGAGAAGACCTTTATACGAAATAAAGCAGCCCAAGTCTTCGCCTTGCTTTTTGTTACAGAATATCTCACTAGATGGCCCAAGTTTTTTTTTGACATTCTCTCAGTAGTGGACCTAAATCCAAGGGGAGTAGATCTGTACCTCCGAATCCTCATGGCTATTGATTCAGAGTTGGTGGATCGTGATGTGGTACATACATCAGAG gaggCCCGTAGGAATACTCTAATAAAAGATACCATGAGGGAGCAGTGCATTCCAAACTTGGTGGAATCATGGTaccaaattttacaaaattaccAGTATACTAATTCAGAAGTGACATGTCAGTGCCTTGAAGTAGTTGGGGCTTATGTCTCGTGGATAGACTTATCCCTTATAGCCAATGATAG GTTTATAAATATGCTGCTAGGTCATATGTCAATAGAAGTTCTACGGGAAGAAGCATGTGActgtttatttgaaattgtaAATAAAGGAATGGATCCTGTTGATAAAATGAAACTAGTAGAATCTTTGTGTCAAGTATTACAGTCTGCTGGGTTTTTCAGCATTGACCAG GAAGAAGATGTTGACTTTCTAGCCAGATTTTCTAAGCTGGTAAATGGAATGGGACAGTCACTGATAGTTAGTTGGACTAAATTAATTAAGAATGGGGATATCAAGAATGCTCAAGAGGCACTACAAGCTATTGAAACAAAAGTGGCGCTGATGCTGCAGCTACTAATTCATGAGGATGATGACATCTCTTCTAACATTATTGGATTCTGTTACGATTATCTTCATATTTTGAAACAG CTTCCAGTGCTCTCGGATCAGCAAAAAGCTAACGTAGAG gCAATCATGTTGGCTGTTATGAAAAAACTGACTTATGATGAAGAATATAACTTTGAAAATGAG gGTGAAGATGAAGCCATGTTTGTAGAATATAGAAAACAACTGAAGTTATTGTTGGACAGGCTTGCTCAAGTTTCACCAGAGTTACTGCTGGCTTCTGTGCGCAGAGTTTTCAGTTCTACACTGCA GAATTGGCAGACTACACGTTTTATGGAAGTTGAAGTAGCAATAAGATTGCTGTATATGTTGGCAGAAGCTCTTCCAGTATCTCATGGTGCTCACTTCTCAGGTGATGTTTCAAAAGCTAGTGCTTTGCAGGATATGATGCGAACT TTGGTAACATCAGGAGTTAGTTCCTATCAGCATACATCTGTGACATTGGAGTTCTTCGAAACTGTCGTTAGATACGAAAAGTTTTTCACAGTTGAACCTCAACACATTCCATGTGTGCTA ATGGCTTTCTTAGATCATAGGGGTCTGCGGCATTCTAGTGCAAAAGTACGGAGCAGAACTGCTTACCTGTTTTCCAGATTTGTCAAATCTCTGAA TAAACAAATGAATCCTTTCATTGAGGATATTCTGAATAGAATACAAGATTTACTAGAGCTTTCTCCACCT GAGAATGGTTACCAGTCTTTGTTGAGCAGCGATGATCAACTGTTTATTTATGAGACAGCCGGAGTGCTGATTGTTAATAGTGAATATCCAGCTGAACGGAAACAGGCCTTAATGAGAAATCTATTAACCCCACTAATGGAGAAGTTTAAAATTCTGTTAGAAAAATTGATGCTGGCACAAGATGAAGAAAGACAGGCATCACTAGCAGATTGTCTGAACCATGCTGTTGGATTTGCCAG CCGAACCAGCAAAGCTTTCAGCAACAAGCAGACCGTGAAACAGTGTGGCTGTTCCGAAGTTTATCTGGACTGTTTACAGACGTTCTTGCCAGCCCTCAGTTGTCCCTTGCAAAAGGATATTCTCAGAAGTGGAGTTCGTACTTTCCTTCATCGGATGATTATTTGCCTAGAGGAAGAAGTTCTTCCATTCATCCCATCTGCTTCAGAACACATGCTCAAAGATTGTGAAGCAAAAGACCTCCAGGAGTTCATTCCTCTTATCAACCAGATTACAGCCAAATTTAAG ATACAGGTATCTCCATTTTTACAGCAAATGTTCATGCCTCTCCTTCATGCAATTTTTGAGGTATTGCTCCGACCAGCAGAAGAAAATGACCAGTCTGCTGCTTTAGAGAAGCAAATGTTGCGAAGAAGTTACTTTGCTTTCCTACAAACAGTCACAGGCAGTGGAATGAGCGAAGTCATAGCAAATCAAG gtgCAGAGAATGTGGAACGAGTGCTGGTTACGGTTATCCAAGGAGCAGTTGAATATCCAGATCCAATTGCACAGAAAACATGTTTCATCATCCTCTCCAAGTTGGTAGAACTCTGGg GAGGTAAAGATGGACCAGTGGGATTTGCTGATTTTGTTTATAAGCACATTGTCCCCGCATGTTTCCTAGCACCTTTAAAACAAACCTTTGACCTGGCAGATGCACAGACAGTGTTG GCTTTGTCTGAGTGTGCGGTAACATTGAAAACAATTCATCTCAAACGG GGCCCAGAATGTGTTCAGTATCTTCAACAAGAATACCTGCCTTCCTTGCAGGTAGCTCCAGAAATAATTCAG
- the XPOT gene encoding exportin-T isoform X2, with the protein MDEQALLGLNPNADSDFRQRALAYFEQLKISPDAWQVCAEALAQRTYSDDHIKFFCFQVLEYQVKYKYSELTTVQQQLIRETLISWLQAQMLNPQPEKTFIRNKAAQVFALLFVTEYLTRWPKFFFDILSVVDLNPRGVDLYLRILMAIDSELVDRDVVHTSEEARRNTLIKDTMREQCIPNLVESWYQILQNYQYTNSEVTCQCLEVVGAYVSWIDLSLIANDRFINMLLGHMSIEVLREEACDCLFEIVNKGMDPVDKMKLVESLCQVLQSAGFFSIDQEEDVDFLARFSKLVNGMGQSLIVSWTKLIKNGDIKNAQEALQAIETKVALMLQLLIHEDDDISSNIIGFCYDYLHILKQLPVLSDQQKANVEAIMLAVMKKLTYDEEYNFENEGEDEAMFVEYRKQLKLLLDRLAQVSPELLLASVRRVFSSTLQNWQTTRFMEVEVAIRLLYMLAEALPVSHGAHFSGDVSKASALQDMMRTLVTSGVSSYQHTSVTLEFFETVVRYEKFFTVEPQHIPCVLMAFLDHRGLRHSSAKVRSRTAYLFSRFVKSLNKQMNPFIEDILNRIQDLLELSPPENGYQSLLSSDDQLFIYETAGVLIVNSEYPAERKQALMRNLLTPLMEKFKILLEKLMLAQDEERQASLADCLNHAVGFASRTSKAFSNKQTVKQCGCSEVYLDCLQTFLPALSCPLQKDILRSGVRTFLHRMIICLEEEVLPFIPSASEHMLKDCEAKDLQEFIPLINQITAKFKIQVSPFLQQMFMPLLHAIFEVLLRPAEENDQSAALEKQMLRRSYFAFLQTVTGSGMSEVIANQGAENVERVLVTVIQGAVEYPDPIAQKTCFIILSKLVELWGGKDGPVGFADFVYKHIVPACFLAPLKQTFDLADAQTVLALSECAVTLKTIHLKRALRHNWTDKRRSCHSGRS; encoded by the exons ATGGATGAACAGGCTCTTTTAGGACTAAATCCAAATGCTGATTCAGACTTCAGACAAAGG GCCCTGGCCTATTTTGAGCAGTTAAAGATTTCCCCAGATGCCTGGCAAGTGTGTGCAGAAGCTCTAGCCCAGAGGACATACAG tgatgATCACATAAAGTTTTTCTGCTTTCAAGTATTAGAATATCAAGTTAAATACAA ATATTCAGAGCTAACTACTGTTCAACAACAACTAATTAGGGAGACGCTCATATCTTGGCTTCAAGCTCAG ATGCTGAATCCCCAACCAGAGAAGACCTTTATACGAAATAAAGCAGCCCAAGTCTTCGCCTTGCTTTTTGTTACAGAATATCTCACTAGATGGCCCAAGTTTTTTTTTGACATTCTCTCAGTAGTGGACCTAAATCCAAGGGGAGTAGATCTGTACCTCCGAATCCTCATGGCTATTGATTCAGAGTTGGTGGATCGTGATGTGGTACATACATCAGAG gaggCCCGTAGGAATACTCTAATAAAAGATACCATGAGGGAGCAGTGCATTCCAAACTTGGTGGAATCATGGTaccaaattttacaaaattaccAGTATACTAATTCAGAAGTGACATGTCAGTGCCTTGAAGTAGTTGGGGCTTATGTCTCGTGGATAGACTTATCCCTTATAGCCAATGATAG GTTTATAAATATGCTGCTAGGTCATATGTCAATAGAAGTTCTACGGGAAGAAGCATGTGActgtttatttgaaattgtaAATAAAGGAATGGATCCTGTTGATAAAATGAAACTAGTAGAATCTTTGTGTCAAGTATTACAGTCTGCTGGGTTTTTCAGCATTGACCAG GAAGAAGATGTTGACTTTCTAGCCAGATTTTCTAAGCTGGTAAATGGAATGGGACAGTCACTGATAGTTAGTTGGACTAAATTAATTAAGAATGGGGATATCAAGAATGCTCAAGAGGCACTACAAGCTATTGAAACAAAAGTGGCGCTGATGCTGCAGCTACTAATTCATGAGGATGATGACATCTCTTCTAACATTATTGGATTCTGTTACGATTATCTTCATATTTTGAAACAG CTTCCAGTGCTCTCGGATCAGCAAAAAGCTAACGTAGAG gCAATCATGTTGGCTGTTATGAAAAAACTGACTTATGATGAAGAATATAACTTTGAAAATGAG gGTGAAGATGAAGCCATGTTTGTAGAATATAGAAAACAACTGAAGTTATTGTTGGACAGGCTTGCTCAAGTTTCACCAGAGTTACTGCTGGCTTCTGTGCGCAGAGTTTTCAGTTCTACACTGCA GAATTGGCAGACTACACGTTTTATGGAAGTTGAAGTAGCAATAAGATTGCTGTATATGTTGGCAGAAGCTCTTCCAGTATCTCATGGTGCTCACTTCTCAGGTGATGTTTCAAAAGCTAGTGCTTTGCAGGATATGATGCGAACT TTGGTAACATCAGGAGTTAGTTCCTATCAGCATACATCTGTGACATTGGAGTTCTTCGAAACTGTCGTTAGATACGAAAAGTTTTTCACAGTTGAACCTCAACACATTCCATGTGTGCTA ATGGCTTTCTTAGATCATAGGGGTCTGCGGCATTCTAGTGCAAAAGTACGGAGCAGAACTGCTTACCTGTTTTCCAGATTTGTCAAATCTCTGAA TAAACAAATGAATCCTTTCATTGAGGATATTCTGAATAGAATACAAGATTTACTAGAGCTTTCTCCACCT GAGAATGGTTACCAGTCTTTGTTGAGCAGCGATGATCAACTGTTTATTTATGAGACAGCCGGAGTGCTGATTGTTAATAGTGAATATCCAGCTGAACGGAAACAGGCCTTAATGAGAAATCTATTAACCCCACTAATGGAGAAGTTTAAAATTCTGTTAGAAAAATTGATGCTGGCACAAGATGAAGAAAGACAGGCATCACTAGCAGATTGTCTGAACCATGCTGTTGGATTTGCCAG CCGAACCAGCAAAGCTTTCAGCAACAAGCAGACCGTGAAACAGTGTGGCTGTTCCGAAGTTTATCTGGACTGTTTACAGACGTTCTTGCCAGCCCTCAGTTGTCCCTTGCAAAAGGATATTCTCAGAAGTGGAGTTCGTACTTTCCTTCATCGGATGATTATTTGCCTAGAGGAAGAAGTTCTTCCATTCATCCCATCTGCTTCAGAACACATGCTCAAAGATTGTGAAGCAAAAGACCTCCAGGAGTTCATTCCTCTTATCAACCAGATTACAGCCAAATTTAAG ATACAGGTATCTCCATTTTTACAGCAAATGTTCATGCCTCTCCTTCATGCAATTTTTGAGGTATTGCTCCGACCAGCAGAAGAAAATGACCAGTCTGCTGCTTTAGAGAAGCAAATGTTGCGAAGAAGTTACTTTGCTTTCCTACAAACAGTCACAGGCAGTGGAATGAGCGAAGTCATAGCAAATCAAG gtgCAGAGAATGTGGAACGAGTGCTGGTTACGGTTATCCAAGGAGCAGTTGAATATCCAGATCCAATTGCACAGAAAACATGTTTCATCATCCTCTCCAAGTTGGTAGAACTCTGGg GAGGTAAAGATGGACCAGTGGGATTTGCTGATTTTGTTTATAAGCACATTGTCCCCGCATGTTTCCTAGCACCTTTAAAACAAACCTTTGACCTGGCAGATGCACAGACAGTGTTG GCTTTGTCTGAGTGTGCGGTAACATTGAAAACAATTCATCTCAAACGG gCCTTAAGACACAATTGGACTGATAAGAGGAGGAGCTGTCATTCTGGGCGAAGTTAA